The genomic interval ATTTTTCTCGATGTATGTAGTTAAAGGTTAGTGATAGGATTATTGTCTTATTATTATCCATCTAGTCTACTATCTTCTCAGTGTATtttaaccctatcattattagTAGATAAAAGAAGTGGGCATGAATCCCAAAAACAAATAAGCActaaataaaatcagtttatgCAATGCTAAAGCGGCATTTAATTTTCTGATAAAATTTGATGGTCGATAGTCTCTGGGATTAATTAGAAGCCATGTGCCCCCGATAGACTTCATGCTCAAAttgtatttctttcttctttaaaccaaaagaaaagcATGAAATCTTAGACAATAAGACATAAAGGgagccattttttttaaaaaaatttcttcatatCTTTGTGTTTTTTGGGTTCCTTCTTCTTTCTTGTATTAAAAAAGTTTGGTGATTTCAGGAGAGAAGATACACAAAGTGTGTGGAGTAGTTGTGCAGGAGAGCTTATATGGGAATGGAATTGCCTATACCATCACTGCAGCTAGCAGCATCAGGTATTCTTCTTTAACATAAGTGATGATTTCGGAATAGAGTTTTTTAAGTTCATACTCTCAGTCCATGCTACAGTCACCGCTCCCACCTGTTACTTatagaaatttcttttttttttttgttttttcatatatgtattttttaatatttttaaatattataaaaataaaaaaatatttttttaattattaaataaaattaaaatcaaaatcaaaatcaaaatcaaagcGATAGAATATAACGGTAGAATAGAATggtaagaataatattattcataaatgaaaaataatgataaaattactACCGTGttactaatataaattaatatcaaaGTTGACCTTTAGATAATTGAGAAGAGTGAATGCAATATCTCTTTACCGTTTTCGGCTTCTTACGGCACGACACGATGACGCATTGACTTGATGTTGTGCCAAACCCCCTACTCAGTCACGGCTACCTACTTACCACACCTACCTTGTAAGATAGCTGATATACACTTGGGCGGGCCGTAGTACTTTATCGGTCCAAGGCAATACAAGTTTACGGGTCTTGGCCCAATCGAATGGTAGGCCCACCCACCACTGGACGTTTCAAAGCAAAACGACGAAGGACGAGATAAGATTGTAATTTGACATGGAATGGAAGTGATTTCCAAGAGATTTTAGCGGGCCCCTCAAATATTGTCACTACGACTTCACGTCCCTATAATTTACGTGTCGTCGGACGGCAGGGCCACGTGCGTGAGAGTAGAAAAACCGAAATGGGCAATTAGgcagtattaatattattattagaaattaAGTCCTATGTATGGTTGTAGTTAACTCATGAATCTGATGATCGGCTGGGGTTGGGGACCGTGGTCGGAAGTTTGAAGATTCCTGATACCAAAGTCcgaaaagtttttcaaattgcGTATGATGTGAATTAAGGCCATGTTGAGAAAAGAATGAGACATAACTTTCACAGCTTCCAGCAATGGTGGCTGGTGCTATTGGAATCTGTATCTGCTGAGAGAGGTCGCGTATCAAACTTCCTTCCTACAAGAAAAAGGAATTACCTTTTGCAGGTCATtcaccagaaaaagaaaaagaaaaagaaattagggGCAATATTTATGCAATCAACTCAAATGTTAGGTAAATAAGACTGACTAATTAACCACCCATCGCACTCACCAATCACCATTGTCCTGAAAGGCGAAGTCATACTACTATTCGattcaaaataaagtttggCCAAAGTAATAAAGGAGGAAGTGAAAATGCCATGATGAACACGACAGCCATTTCTTCCATTATTGTTTCGTATCTATATGAAACTTCATGGATTGGACTGGTGCTGATTAGAGTATACTTGCAAAAGCCTTCTTAACTCTAATATTACAGATCTAACCTCCAggaccaatatatataaatatatatatatatatatatatatatattaccagaCCAATGACATTCGCACACATGAACAATTTAAAGCTTCTGTAAGAGTGAAGAAGAAGTTGCATTTCCCATTTTACTACCGTGCCTGTGTGGGTAGTTGTCACTTAGTTTATGTTAAAGAAGCCTTCGTTAAATGCCAGTCATGGTCGCCATATAATGTAATGAAGGCCACGGCTATAAATGGATAAGAGGAACATGTTCAGAAACATCAAACTTTAACTGTCACAAGcatgatatttaattttaatagcaTGGATGTATTTGTGGCACAGTGTTTCGTATCTTAGGCCTTCTAATATTGGGTATACAGTTAGCAGAGTTCAGGCCCCTGTTTTGAgttgaaaataaacaaacatggCTGTCCAACAATCTTGCCCCGTAGCCAATGGTTCCTGGGATGATGATGGGCGTCCTAAAAGAACCGGTAAAAAACTTTTTACTGCACTATCCACTAGTTCTTTTAATTCAGTTCCGATTCAGTCTTGAAATCAGTGCCTGTCGGGAACTAAACCAGGAACCTTGTGGAGTTGCATCGCTCATATCATTACTGCTGTTATCGGCTCTGGAGTTCTGTCTTTGGCATGGAGTACTTCACAGTTAGGATGGATAGCAGGGCCAGTTTCTTTGCTTTGTTTTGCGATTGTCACCTATATTTCTGCCTTCCTCCTTGCCGATTGTTACAGGTCTCCCGACCCCATAACCGGAACTCGAAACTACTCATATATGGACGCTGTTAGAGTGAATCTTGGTAGTATATACGTCAACTCCTTTTCTTCTGTCAGAAGTTTTATATGATCTTCAACTTAAGGATATCCTTTAGTATGTTTTATGTGCTCTCTGATTTGATCTAGTGGAAGTTCAGGAAGAACACATACGTGGTTTTGTGGTTTGCTTCAATACTTGAGCTTGTATGGGACAGATGTTGCTTATGTAATTACTACAGCAACCAGTATGAGGTACTATAGACAGACTGCGATTAGAGGATAGTAGAATTTTGTGTATTTGCTTTTTGCCTCTGCGCATCTTCATCTATCTTTTGGAAATGCACCAgaaagttatattatattatattatattatacagttatttttttttcttcctcccctCCACAAGTTATGCTTGCTATCTTATCTACTCCTCCATCTTCTCTCCCTTTCTACTTGACTCAAGTTGGCAAAGCTCATTCATTGTATTTCTCGTACCTTTATTTTCTCAGTTTTTGTTGCTATATTAATGCAGAGCAATTCAGAAGTCAAACTGTTATCACAAAGAAGGGCATCAGGCTGCATGTACATATGGGGATAATTTCTATATGCTGCTCTTTGGGCTTATTCAGATCGTCATGTCGCAGATTCCAGATTTCCACAACATGAAATGGCTCTCCGTCGTTGCTGCAATCATGTCCTTTTCCTACTCTTTCATTGGATTTGCACTTGGGTTAGCAAAAGTAATAGGTATATACATCTTTGAATTAGCCTGCtttttttctcccattttgCAGACCTACTTTACAACAAACACAAACTCTATCTTTCACTTACAGCCCTATACAATTGAAAGAAAAGTTTTCGAGTTTCAGATCATATGGCAACCAAACGGAGGGTCATAGAAATGTTTGGTTGATACAGTAGGAAAGCCAGTTGGCTTTGGCCATTTAAGGGTTAAAACTGATCTTGTGATTGCAATTGCAGGAAATGGAAAGATTATGGGGAGCATTACCGGAGTCCCTGCTGCTAATGTTGCTGACAAATTATGGTTAGCCTTCCAGGCACTCGGGGACATTGCTTTCGCCTATCCGTACTCAATTATTGTAATTGAGATACAGGTATATGGATTACAATCTTTAGACAAAccagtttatatatttaagaagaaaaataaataaataaattaattaattaattaaataaatatggtgtCTAAAATGTAACTAGGATATTTTTTAAACGAATTAGGATACTTTGAAGTCCCCTCCTCCAGAAAATCAGACCATGAAGAAGGCCTCGATGACTGCCATCTTTGTCACAACCTTCTTCTACCTCTGCTGTGGCTGCTTTGGATATGCTGCCTTCGGGAATGACACACCAGGAAACCTATTGACAGGATTTGGTTTCTATGAACCTTATTGGCTTATTGATTTTGCTAATGCTTGCATTGTCCTCCATTTGGTAGGAGGATATCAGGTATTCCCTACTTGTATGGAAGTTCCTTATGTTAAATTTCTTACTGACCTTGATCTGTTTCTGCTCTTTATACTTTCACCATCAAAAGGTAATAATATGCCTAATGGAACaagcatttattttttccaacatAAGAACTTTCTGAAACTATAGTGAAATCCGATGCATTCTTGATTgaatctatttattcatttatcaCCTGTTTTCTCTCACAGATTTATTGCCAGCCAGTATTTGCATTTGTTGAAAGATGGTTGACGAAGAAATATCCAAACAGTAGCTTTGTAAATAATTTCTACACCTTCAAACTCCCTTTGTTGCCGGGCTTTCAGTGGAATCTTCTCAGGCTATGTTTCCGAACTGCATATGTTATCTCAACCACTGCACTTGCAATGCTCTTCCCTTACTTCAACCAGGTGTTGGGACTATTAGGGGCCCTGAACTTCTGGCCTTTGGCAATATATTTCCCTGTGGAAATGTACTTCGTACAAAAGAAAATAGGGGCTTGGACTAGGAAATGGATTGTACTTAGGATATTTAGCTTTGCTTGTTTTCTTGTGACTGTCGTGGGTTTTATCGGGTCGGTTGAAGGACTGATAAGCGCCAAATTGAGCTGAGGGATTTATGTTCTTCATAATTTAGCACTTGGGAGAAAGAAAGTTTGAAATGCATCCTACAAATTACAATACCTCTACAGTCTTCAACCTTCTCTTCGCAAATGatcttatcattttcaattctcaattttgaatattaacTTCAATCTAGAAGCTTTACCAATCATCTTCTATCTTAAAGGTCTACCTGTTGTGTTTTTGTTACTATGAGTGTAACTTGCTTCTTGGGAAGATCTAAAGAACCTCCCAAGTTCTAGCATATATAAGAGTTTTTggttagaaaaaattatatcgATGGGTTCATGGGAAGACTGAAACTTGGGCAATCACCTCTTTTCAAACCTTGTCAATCATCTTCTATCACCTCTCTAAACTTGGGCAGACACCTCTTTTCCTCAGCTATGCCTATGGTTTCAAACAACTGAGGttagatttggatagtgagttgagatgagatgagataagttaagatgaaagttgaataaaatattgttagaatattattttttaatattattattattttaggatttgaagaagttgaattgtttattttattgtggaaatttgagaattttggaCAAGAGAACCCTCAAGTGTTGAAGTGGTCAAATGAGCATGGTCCAAACATGTTTTAGGCTCCCCCCTTTCATTCCATGCAAAAAATTAAGAGCCAcaaaaagtaacctgaaaaaTTGGAGCAGACATTGTTTCGGTAATATCCAATCTGGCATAAAAAATTCTGAGTGAGTCCCTAACAGAAACCCAATCCTCTACCTCAGGAAATTTTGATAGACACTTGGAACAACAACTCCAAGAAAACCTCAATGAACTCTTGAAGAGAGAATAACAACTCTGGAGAAAAAAATCTAGACTAACCTGACTTACCACCACTGAtctaaacacaaaattctttcacTGGTCCACATGGATCAAAAGGAGGACTAATGCCATTGATAGCCTTAAAATTGAACAAGGGATATGGTCCATTGACCCCACGACCATCCAAACCTCATTCCTTGATCACTTTAGATCCATCTACGCCACCTCCAATCTAACCTTATCTGACAACTCGGACCTCCTTTTCTCCCACAAAAGTCAATCCAATAGATAACTCATTCCTCACAGCGATTCCGTACCAAGATGAAATTAGAAAAGTCATACAAAACACCCCATCTTCAAAAGCCCTGGGCCAGATGGATACACTGGCCTATTCTACAAATTCTATTAGGAAGTTGTTTAAAATGAGATGACAGAAGCAATTAGACACTTTTTCCAAAAGGACCACCTCCTTAAAGAGATGAACCATACCCACACAGTACTATCAGTCAATTTCGACCAATAAGTCTTGCCAATGTAtgctataaaattatataaaaaatcttggCAAATAGACTCAAGGTCATTCTTCCATCAATCATCTCCCCTTTCCAATTAGCATTTGTCCTTGGTCGATTAATTCAAGAGAACACCATCATAACCCAAGAactcatttctcacatgaaaagaaaagaaaaggcaaaaaaagATTAATGACCATCAAAATAGATATTGAAAAGGCCTTTGATACTATGGAATGGCccttcctcatcttcatcttaaAAAGTCTAGGCTTTTGTCAAATATGGATCCAATGGGATCTCTGAATGCATCTCCACTGTTTCATACTCCATCCTAACGAATGGAATGTCCCATGACTTTTTCAAACCATCAACAGGTTTAAGAAAGGGAGACCCAATTTCCTCCTTGTTTATTCTAGGAAGTGAAGTCTTATCAAGATTGATAGCCCGGGAGGCTCACTTGAAAACCTTAGAAGGGATAAAGACTGAAAAAATTGGCCCTTCAATAACTCACATTCTCTTTGTTGATGACCTGTTAATTTTCAGCAAGGCAATGCCCTTCAATATATCGGACAATGCACAATGTTTCTCCAAATCGCCGCGCACGCACGAAGCAGGACGAGCGGGAAACGAAATGAATTTGGGTCTCCGCTTTTCCGCTTCGCTTCGCTTcgtttcgtttttttttttttttaacgactGACGTGGCATGACGCCACGTCAGCCGACTGCACGCCGTCTGCGTAAGACGACTGTGCATAGCAGTATtgatagttttattttgaacaccttaaatttgattaaatctattttataaaatggaATTTCTGCTAGTACTTATATTAAGTAAATATCGATTAAATTgagaagtgatgatattttagagtcaagagaattttagacatttaggaaaaaatgttattttagcatttcaaGTTTAAGTATCGAAATACGTGTAcgataaaaaatttatggaatctacatgattattttataggtgacgattactATTTGCTCGATActgttgtaaaaaaatttaaaaaaagctaagaagttcaagtAAGCGGAATTCCTACGCTAGACTTTGCatcaaagaaatgaactgaggtcaattttaaaaaatatgcatattttgttacgaaaataaatttgaaacaacttcAATTATTCATTtggcattactcatgaaattctgtataaaaataaagtattttctagtATGattggtgtaaacatgagctattttgatattttgtttctaaactgtgcaaaagagggcgaatataaaaatttgtacataaattatgtttttgtgatttgattatgttctattatgaaaatgttttgtatcCTGATATGATATAATGTGATTTTTGAGACCTATGGCAAgatattctgtttctgttccgttctgaccttatcacgggtgtaaaactgtggcctcaattcgggttggtaccaacttatttgtttttggtgcacccactttggaaacaaagtagttttatgTGTAGTCTTTTCTATAttcacactcgggactccgagaataataaggagaaaattcacattctatttctactCGGTTGACCGCtgaggtttgcacaaccctaccacgggggttaaatatggaattttgttatgatttaatgtttcagttatgctgtACCAAATGAATTtggaataagaatatttttgaacattcactttgatatttttgataacatgttttgattttgcattttgaaaataaaaaatatatatattttgttatgcattctgaactctataaatgttcatgtttacatactagtatatattctctgcttactgagttgttgataactcaccccttatctctacaatattttccGATGTTTGATTGTTTCAACTAAGGATCAAGAATCAGAAGCATGTATAAGGCTACGTGAGCATAGTAGTTTTGTTTTACTCAGTTGACTGGGCATTTTGGAAGGTTGAtatttcttttgagattttgtgatgtttagaataattatatcgGAGCAGTTGATTTGGAACATAGAGTCCTACGCATCATTGAGAGTTTGAAGCCTCTGATTGTATGgttgaaatatgatttttaagtgaaaagaaGTAATTATCTGACTCATGCGGGACTGGGCGTTATACCCAAAGGAAAATCTGTCAGTAACgtaacataataaaaaacatacTCAACACACCTGCAAGGAAATTACAGGATAAAGAAGTCCCACTACTACATCCATCAAATATGAAGATCTTCCAGacttcagagatgagatgataaaatggaATATCTACAAAGAGTAGAAAAAATCAAGTCATGAGTAAAAATATTTCGTTGAAAGaagatttagtttttttttacaaggaaGATTTAGCTAATAATTAAAGGAGGTTCACTGGAAACTAATCTAGAAATTGGTACCGTTTCCATCCATTTGACATCATCTTTTGAATCTCCATTCAAACGTCTATTTTGATGCCTCTCATCTGCTGGGGTCTCCAAATTGTCAGACTGACTGGTATTCTGAATATTCACTACCAGTTCAGATGCTCTGTCTATTAGAAACCGAACCCAACTTCCTTCTTTAAGCCGTAATTAACATACAAACACAAAAAAGTTTGCCTAGAAAATTGGTGAGACCTATGAGGAATGCTTACTTGGGCAGATGAATGGCACATGTTACCAAGCAGCTCCCCTAAAACTTTGGGGACCGATCAAATATGGTTTTACCTTTTCATGAGTCGATGGATCGAAACTACGTGTTCCTCAACaaccttgtttttcttttaatcaggttttaattcttcttttgtaaagctttttttttttttccccttaattGAAGGAGGACAGAATCTCCGGATCTTTATTGGAAAAACCCTCACTTTTGGCGGAAAATACCATGATTACAATCAAATAACCAACCAAAGAACTTTTAAAACCAACCAGCACCATTTTATAGACAACCAAAAACAATTCTGTGCAGGATCAAGCAAAACCGTGTAAAACTTCTACCACTCCCCTTCAACCCAAAATCATCTAACCTTCCGTAGCTGTGCTAAACACAAGCTCTTTACGTAGAACTATAATGGAACATTAATGTTTCTTTACTCTGTTTCAAGGCTCGAAAAATTGAAATGGGTATGAAATTGAGCAAACACCTATCTATTGAATCAACTAAATTCAATAAGAGCGTGATATTAATCCAAAAAGATTCTACAAGAATTAATTTCACATATCAAGTTTCCTATGTTTGTTGtcttttaattcttctattattACTGGAAACAATGATGACATAATTGAATACATGTTCAGTTCTCTTATATTTTcatacaagaaagaaaacaaacactTACctttaaaacataatccaaaaaagataaaatttttgaatcaGTCGATCGAACTGAATTTTGTGGCTTGGATAAAAAATGCACCAAAGTTGGGTTTGATTAATTACCAATCCAAGTTGAAGTATATGAATTGAACCGTTTTGTAGAGCTATAATAGTGACTAGAAATAAGACAAACTTCCTTCCTACGAGAAAAAAGTACCTTTTGCAGGTCATtcaccagaaaaagaaaatgaaattagggGCAATATTTATGCAATCAAGTCAAATGTTAGGTGCTGACAAGAGTATATTGCCAAGAGTATACTTGCAAAAGCCTGCTAACTCTAATATTACAGATCTAACCTCCCggaccaatatatatatatatatatatatatatatatataaatctggTGCTGACAAGAGTATATTTACAAAAGCCTTCGTTAGAAGAGTATACTCACAAGAGTATACTGAcacgagtatatatatattagagttaGAAGGCTTTTGCAAATATACTCTTGTCAGTATACTCTTGTcagcaccatatatatataaatatatatatatatatatatatatatatatatatatatattaccagaCCAATGACATTCGCACACAGGAACAATTTAAAGCTTCTGTTAGAGTGAAGAAGAAGTTGCATTTCCCATTTTACTACTGTGCCTGCAGTGTGGGTAGTTGTCACTTAGTTCAACTGACGGAACACTCTTATGTTAATGAAGCCTTCGTTAAATGCCAGTCATGGTAGCCATATAATATAATGAAGGCCACGGCTATAAATGGATTAGAGGGAGATGTACAGAAACATCAAACTTTAGCTGTCACAAGCAtggtatttaattttaatagcaTGGATGTATTGTTGAAGATTAAACTTGATTTATTGCAAAAGGCCACAATTTATTAAGTTGTTCATTTACGAGATATGTGAAAACTggaaagtttattttcattgtatcTAGGTGTGTACCGTCTAGTGAATCTGAAAGGCCATAAatgtcattaatttaatttccagaattttcttttggttttatatattgatgtaCTGAAACACTATTGAATGAATTGAGAAAAACAGAGTACCGACGTGTGAGTGCTTCTTTCCTCTTCTATTGTTTTGTCTCTATCTTCCAACATGTATGTGAGGCACAGTTTTTCGTGTCTTAGGCCTTTTGTATTGGGTATACAGTTAGCAGAATTCAGGGCCTTGTTTTGAgttgaaaataaacaaacatggATGTCCAACAATCTTGCCCCGTAGCCAATGATTCCTGGGATGATGATGGGCGTCCAAAAAGAACCGGTAAAAAACCTTTTACAGTACTATCCACTAGTTCTTTTAATTCAGTTCCGATTCAGTATTGAAATCAGTGCCTGTCGGGAACTAAACCAGGAACCTTGTGGAGTTGCATCGCTCATATCATTACTGCTGTTATCGGCGCTGGAGTTCTGTCTTTGGCATGGAGTACTTCACAGTTGGGATGGATAGCAGGGCCAGTTTCTTTGCTTTGTTTTGCGATTGTCACCTATATTTCAGCCTTCCTCCTTGCCGATTGTTACAGGTCTCCCGACCCCATAACCGGAACTCGAAACTACTCATATATGGACGCTGTTAGAGTGAATCTTGGTAGTATACACGTCAACTCCTTTTCTTCTGTCAGAAGTTTTATATGATCTTCAATTTAAGTATATCCTTTAGTATGTTTTATGTGCTCTCTGATTTGATCTAGTGGAAGTTCAGGAAGAACACATACGTGGTTTTGTGGTTTGCTTCAATACTTGAGCTTGTATGGGACTGATGTTGCTTATGTAATTACTACAGCAACCAGTATGAGGTACTATAGACAGACTGCGATTAGAGGATAGTAGAATTTTGTGTATTTGCTTTTTGCCTCTGCGCATCTTCATCTATCTTTTGGAAATGCACCAgaaagttatattatattatattatattatacagttatttttttttcttcctcccctCCACAAGTTATGCTTGCTATCTTATCTACTCCTCCATCTTCTCTCCCTTTCTACTTGACTCAAGTTGGCAAAGCTCATTCATTGTATTTCTCGTACCTTTTTTTTCTCAGTTTTTGTTGCTATATTAATGCAGAGCGATTCAGAAATCAAACTGTTATCACAAAGAAGGGCATCAGGCTGCATGTGCATATGGGGATCATTTCTATATGCTGCTCTTTGGGCTTATTCAGATCGTCATGTCGCAGATTCCAGATTTCCACAACATGAAATGGCTCTCCGTCGTTGCTGCAATCATGTCCTTTTCCTACTCTTTCATTGGATTTGCACTTGGGTTAGCAAAAGTAATAGGTATATACATCTTTGAATTCGCctgctttttttttctcccattttgCAGACCTCCAACTTTACAACAAACACAAACCCTTTCTTTCACTTACAGCCCTATACAATTGAAAGAAAAGAATTCGAGTTTCACATCATATGGCAGCCAAACGGAGGGTCATAGAAATGTTTGGTTGATACAGTAGGAAAGCCAGTTGGCCTTGGCCATTTAAGGGTTAAAACTGATCTTGTGATTGCAATTGCAGAAAATGGCAAGATTATGGGGAGCATTACCGGAGTCCCAGCTGCTAATGTTGCAGACAAATTATGGTTAGCCTTCCAAGCACTCGGGGACGTTGCTTTCGCCTATCCGTACTCGATTATTGTAATTGAGATACAGGTATATGGATTACAATCTTTAGACAAacaagtttatatatttaagaagaaaaataaataaataaatatgtaaagaGGATATTTTTGAAACGTATTAGGATACTTTGAAGTCCCCTCCTCCAGAAAATCAGATCATGAAGAAGGCCTCGATGACTGCCATCTTTGTCACAACCTTCTTCTACCTCTGCTGTGGCTGCTTTGGATATGCTGCCTTCGGGAATGACACGCCAGGAAACCTATTGACAGGATTTGGTTTCTATGAACCTTATTGGCTTATTGATTTTGCTAATGCTTGCATTGTCCTCCATTTGGTAGGAGGATATCAGGTATTCTCTACTTGTATGGAAGTTCCTTATGTTAAATTTCTTACCGACCTTGATCTGTTTCTGCTCTTTATACTTTCACTTTCAAAAGGTAATAATATGCCTAATGGAACGagcatttattttttccaaaataagAAATTTCTGGAACAATAGTGAAATCCGATGCATTCGTGATTgaatctatttattcatttatcaCCTGTTTTCTCTCACAGATTTTTTGTCAGCCAGTATTTGCATTTGTTGAAAGatggttgaagaagaaatatCCGAACAGTAGCTTTGTAAATAATTTCTACACCTTCAAACTCCCTTTGTTGCCGGGTTTTCAGTGGAATCTTCTCAGGCTATGTTTCCGAACTGCATATGTTATCTCAACCACTGTACTTGCAATGCTCTTCCCTTACTTCAACCAGGTGTTGGGACTATTAGGGGCCCTGAACTTCTGGCCTTTGGCCATATATTTCCCTGTGGAAATGTACTTCGTACAAAAGAAAATAGGGGCTTGGACTAGGAAATGGATTGCACTTAAGATATTtagctttgtttgttttcttgcGACTGTCGTGTGTTTTATCGGGTCGCTTGAAGGACTGATAAGCGCCAAATTGAGCTGAGGGATTCATGTTCTTCACAATTTAGCACTTGGGAGAAAGAAAGTTTGAAATGCATGCTACAAATTACAATACCTCTACAGTCTACAACCTTCTCTTCGCAAATGATCTTATcgttttcaattctcaattttgaatattaacTTCAATCTAGAAGCTTTACCAATCATCTTCTATCTTAAAGGTCTACCTGTTGTGTTTTTGTTACTATAAGTGTAACTTGCTTCTTGGGAAGATCTAAAGAACCTCCCAAGTCTAGCATATATACGCGTTTTTGGTTAGAATAAATTATATGGATGGGTTCATGGGAAGA from Juglans regia cultivar Chandler chromosome 2, Walnut 2.0, whole genome shotgun sequence carries:
- the LOC108985832 gene encoding probable amino acid permease 7 isoform X1, which translates into the protein MAAGEEEDHHQSPLLRSSDELKEPLKRTGSAWSAVAHIITGVIGAGVLSLAWSVAQLGWILGPLLIIVFAGITLVSTSLLCDCYRYPDPERGPSRVRSYMDAVKLHLGEKIHKVCGVVVQESLYGNGIAYTITAASSIRAIQKSNCYHKEGHQAACTYGDNFYMLLFGLIQIVMSQIPDFHNMKWLSVVAAIMSFSYSFIGFALGLAKVIGNGKIMGSITGVPAANVADKLWLAFQALGDIAFAYPYSIIVIEIQDTLKSPPPENQTMKKASMTAIFVTTFFYLCCGCFGYAAFGNDTPGNLLTGFGFYEPYWLIDFANACIVLHLVGGYQIYCQPVFAFVERWLTKKYPNSSFVNNFYTFKLPLLPGFQWNLLRLCFRTAYVISTTALAMLFPYFNQVLGLLGALNFWPLAIYFPVEMYFVQKKIGAWTRKWIVLRIFSFACFLVTVVGFIGSVEGLISAKLS
- the LOC108985832 gene encoding probable amino acid permease 7 isoform X2, producing the protein MAVQQSCPVANGSWDDDGRPKRTGTLWSCIAHIITAVIGSGVLSLAWSTSQLGWIAGPVSLLCFAIVTYISAFLLADCYRSPDPITGTRNYSYMDAVRVNLGRTHTWFCGLLQYLSLYGTDVAYVITTATSMRAIQKSNCYHKEGHQAACTYGDNFYMLLFGLIQIVMSQIPDFHNMKWLSVVAAIMSFSYSFIGFALGLAKVIGNGKIMGSITGVPAANVADKLWLAFQALGDIAFAYPYSIIVIEIQDTLKSPPPENQTMKKASMTAIFVTTFFYLCCGCFGYAAFGNDTPGNLLTGFGFYEPYWLIDFANACIVLHLVGGYQIYCQPVFAFVERWLTKKYPNSSFVNNFYTFKLPLLPGFQWNLLRLCFRTAYVISTTALAMLFPYFNQVLGLLGALNFWPLAIYFPVEMYFVQKKIGAWTRKWIVLRIFSFACFLVTVVGFIGSVEGLISAKLS
- the LOC108985855 gene encoding probable amino acid permease 7, whose amino-acid sequence is MDVQQSCPVANDSWDDDGRPKRTGTLWSCIAHIITAVIGAGVLSLAWSTSQLGWIAGPVSLLCFAIVTYISAFLLADCYRSPDPITGTRNYSYMDAVRVNLGRTHTWFCGLLQYLSLYGTDVAYVITTATSMRAIQKSNCYHKEGHQAACAYGDHFYMLLFGLIQIVMSQIPDFHNMKWLSVVAAIMSFSYSFIGFALGLAKVIENGKIMGSITGVPAANVADKLWLAFQALGDVAFAYPYSIIVIEIQDTLKSPPPENQIMKKASMTAIFVTTFFYLCCGCFGYAAFGNDTPGNLLTGFGFYEPYWLIDFANACIVLHLVGGYQIFCQPVFAFVERWLKKKYPNSSFVNNFYTFKLPLLPGFQWNLLRLCFRTAYVISTTVLAMLFPYFNQVLGLLGALNFWPLAIYFPVEMYFVQKKIGAWTRKWIALKIFSFVCFLATVVCFIGSLEGLISAKLS